The SAR324 cluster bacterium genome includes a window with the following:
- a CDS encoding DUF790 family protein produces the protein MSTSVEDNTVLTKDLLNYRIYKNRITSRFVDPRDVQLLDWAERLLELFAQNIGETREALESDMEMIAGEFRGHGMVARGLQKLLMDRTEFETGTNTELLEWRKKVFSHTSQLLSRKDEFSLEEYQQQVARAFDQTPEQLAESLYQDLPPCQKMLEFKKISPEGLLHRYNCAQVQGLLFYCDKLKLSLPDSGTADMRQLFKYLRFHQLLATISREENTWVIEIDGPLSLFMQTQKYGQNLAWFFPAVLHQQAWSLSAEISIKKGKPAQLTLDQNCGIKSHYHQFLSYVPEDIALLEQTLEKSLPQWKIEPAVNFVPLSGSHYCFPDYTLTHSTKQQVALELFHAWHASPLTQRLRQLELSASAPLILGVAKKLLKEPAIAEIVERSDYFKKYGFLFREMPTPDKLRPVLETWQSNVFGQK, from the coding sequence TTGTCAACCAGCGTCGAAGACAACACAGTGCTTACCAAAGATCTCCTGAATTACCGAATCTATAAAAACCGTATCACTTCACGATTTGTGGACCCCCGTGATGTACAACTGCTGGATTGGGCTGAACGCCTCCTTGAATTGTTTGCGCAAAATATCGGCGAAACCCGTGAAGCTCTGGAATCAGACATGGAGATGATCGCCGGTGAATTCAGGGGACATGGCATGGTGGCCCGCGGACTGCAAAAACTGTTGATGGATCGCACCGAATTTGAAACAGGCACCAACACTGAACTCCTGGAATGGCGTAAAAAAGTGTTTAGCCATACCAGCCAGTTGCTGTCCCGGAAAGATGAATTTTCGCTGGAAGAATATCAACAGCAAGTCGCCCGGGCCTTCGATCAAACCCCTGAACAATTGGCTGAATCCCTGTATCAGGATCTGCCCCCCTGTCAAAAAATGCTCGAATTTAAAAAAATCTCACCTGAAGGATTACTGCATCGCTACAATTGCGCGCAGGTTCAGGGACTCTTGTTTTATTGCGACAAACTGAAACTGTCCCTGCCTGATTCCGGAACCGCGGATATGCGCCAATTATTCAAATATCTGAGATTTCATCAACTGCTGGCAACCATTTCCCGGGAAGAAAACACCTGGGTGATTGAAATTGATGGACCGCTCAGTCTGTTCATGCAAACCCAAAAATATGGACAGAATCTGGCCTGGTTTTTCCCTGCGGTATTGCATCAACAAGCCTGGAGTCTCTCTGCGGAAATCAGCATCAAAAAAGGCAAACCGGCTCAACTCACGTTAGACCAGAACTGCGGAATCAAATCGCATTATCACCAGTTTCTGTCTTATGTCCCTGAAGACATTGCCTTGCTGGAGCAAACGCTGGAAAAATCTCTGCCTCAATGGAAAATCGAGCCTGCTGTTAATTTTGTTCCGCTCAGTGGCAGTCATTATTGTTTTCCGGACTACACGCTGACGCATTCAACAAAACAACAGGTTGCCCTGGAGTTATTCCACGCCTGGCATGCCTCGCCATTGACACAGCGATTGAGACAACTGGAATTATCTGCTTCGGCGCCACTCATTCTGGGTGTGGCAAAAAAACTACTGAAAGAACCTGCAATTGCGGAAATAGTGGAACGTTCGGACTATTTCAAAAAATATGGATTTTTGTTTCGGGAAATGCCGACTCCTGACAAACTCCGGCCAGTGCTGGAAACCTGGCAGTCCAATGTTTTCGGGCAAAAATGA
- a CDS encoding DEAD/DEAH box helicase family protein produces MLSLEFEKGTLTLHPLTESQAESLPGILWDSRTRLHRAPAWCYREIVLTLRKLQIPYQDNARKFEPQEWSLKRQVTPRHYQLDALHAWKNQGSSGVVVLPTGAGKTILAVLMIAETRRPALIHVPTIDLMHQWHSVLSGFFDEPIGMLGGGENDLQKITVATYDSALIHVFHQGHRFGFIIFDECHHLPGEQYQNLAIASIAPFRLGLTATPERRDGREQVLYQLCGPLCFQVHIHELEGRELAPYEIETIEVDMLPEEQERYEQARACYLQFLKDEKISFSSAHGWSNFISKTAQSAKGRQAFKAFLEQRRLSQASQAKEDWIWELLRRHAGERILVFTQENDAAYRIGKKFFLPVLTHHTKVKERAQFLEAFRKGDYPVLVTSKVLNEGVDVPEANVAIVVAGSGSVREHVQRLGRILRPQTGKVATLYELVSKGTGEYFVNQRRRQHSAYQRSPELPNL; encoded by the coding sequence GTGCTGTCTCTTGAATTTGAAAAAGGTACCCTCACCCTGCATCCTCTCACAGAATCACAGGCGGAGTCATTGCCCGGAATTCTCTGGGATTCCAGAACCCGCCTGCATCGTGCTCCGGCATGGTGTTACCGTGAGATTGTCCTGACCCTGCGCAAGCTTCAGATTCCCTATCAGGATAATGCCCGAAAATTTGAACCCCAGGAATGGTCCCTGAAACGTCAGGTCACGCCCCGACATTATCAGTTGGATGCCCTGCACGCATGGAAAAATCAGGGGTCATCAGGCGTGGTGGTATTGCCGACTGGTGCGGGGAAAACCATCCTGGCAGTGCTCATGATCGCGGAAACCCGCCGCCCGGCATTGATCCATGTGCCAACCATTGATCTCATGCATCAATGGCACTCTGTGCTTTCCGGTTTTTTTGACGAACCCATTGGCATGCTCGGGGGAGGCGAAAATGATCTGCAAAAAATCACGGTCGCGACTTATGATTCGGCATTGATTCATGTGTTTCATCAAGGGCATCGTTTCGGCTTCATCATTTTTGATGAATGCCACCACCTTCCCGGAGAACAATATCAGAATCTGGCCATTGCGAGCATCGCCCCCTTCAGGCTCGGTCTGACAGCCACCCCCGAACGACGTGATGGCCGGGAACAAGTGCTGTATCAGTTGTGCGGCCCGCTCTGTTTTCAGGTTCACATTCACGAACTCGAAGGCCGGGAACTTGCGCCCTATGAAATTGAAACCATTGAAGTCGATATGCTACCAGAAGAGCAGGAACGCTATGAACAGGCCCGCGCCTGCTACCTTCAATTTCTCAAGGATGAAAAAATCAGCTTCAGTTCCGCTCATGGGTGGAGCAATTTTATCAGTAAAACGGCCCAATCCGCAAAGGGCCGTCAGGCGTTCAAGGCATTTCTGGAACAACGTCGTCTGAGCCAGGCCTCACAGGCCAAAGAAGACTGGATCTGGGAATTGCTCAGACGACATGCCGGTGAACGGATTCTGGTGTTCACTCAGGAAAATGACGCGGCCTACCGTATTGGCAAGAAATTCTTTCTGCCGGTGCTGACCCATCACACCAAAGTCAAGGAACGCGCTCAATTTCTGGAGGCGTTCCGCAAGGGTGACTATCCCGTGCTGGTGACTTCCAAGGTGCTGAATGAAGGCGTGGATGTCCCTGAAGCCAACGTTGCTATTGTGGTTGCGGGCAGTGGCAGTGTGCGGGAGCATGTCCAGCGATTGGGCCGTATTTTAAGACCTCAAACCGGAAAGGTCGCCACCTTGTATGAACTGGTTTCCAAAGGAACCGGGGAATATTTTGTCAACCAGCGTCGAAGACAACACAGTGCTTACCAAAGATCTCCTGAATTACCGAATCTATAA
- a CDS encoding alanine--glyoxylate aminotransferase family protein, with the protein MTIPMLPPETQSLANILPSEPLLLMGAGPVPLPAAVSRANGVVINHLGETMDEVIRRVKSMARYAFQTQSDKILGVSGPSSAAMEMAIGNLLWPGRKVLVLKIGIFSGRFGEMATGIGADVTVLEMPTATPVDVQKVEDELKRQHYDVVTMVQGETSCGVLNNVPEIAKLAKKHGALVIVDAVCTLTTMPMFMDEWGIDATITGGQKGLSSIPGVSLIAFSSEAWEVLEKRTAVRPHWCLDALRAQKFWGHQQYHYTAPVPGILATHEALRLICEETLEKRFERHFMSSRALQAGIEGMGLELFVPSEYRLNSVIAIKIPDGVDGNKVRKYMAKRFLVEISGSFGLNIVRIGQMGEQCRSHNLFKTLYAMGVSFMAEGVKMEVGAGMAALEKNLVRDLEHLVD; encoded by the coding sequence ATGACAATTCCTATGTTACCACCCGAAACGCAATCGTTAGCCAACATTCTACCTTCTGAACCTTTGCTACTGATGGGGGCTGGCCCTGTTCCACTGCCAGCGGCAGTCTCACGGGCCAATGGCGTGGTGATCAATCATCTCGGTGAAACCATGGACGAAGTGATCCGTCGGGTTAAATCCATGGCTCGTTATGCGTTTCAGACCCAAAGCGATAAAATTCTGGGCGTTTCAGGCCCGTCTTCAGCCGCCATGGAAATGGCAATTGGCAATCTGCTGTGGCCGGGACGGAAAGTCCTGGTACTCAAAATCGGGATTTTCAGCGGCCGGTTCGGGGAAATGGCAACAGGAATTGGCGCGGATGTGACGGTGCTTGAAATGCCGACGGCAACCCCTGTGGATGTACAAAAGGTAGAAGATGAACTCAAGCGACAGCATTATGACGTGGTCACCATGGTTCAGGGAGAAACTTCCTGCGGTGTGCTGAACAATGTCCCGGAGATCGCAAAACTCGCTAAAAAACATGGCGCGCTGGTGATTGTGGATGCGGTGTGTACCCTCACCACCATGCCCATGTTCATGGATGAATGGGGCATTGACGCGACCATCACCGGCGGACAAAAAGGTTTGTCTTCCATTCCCGGTGTTTCGCTCATTGCGTTTTCCAGTGAAGCCTGGGAAGTCCTGGAAAAAAGAACAGCGGTCCGTCCACACTGGTGCCTGGACGCCTTGCGTGCCCAGAAATTCTGGGGACACCAGCAATATCATTACACGGCACCTGTTCCCGGAATTCTGGCGACGCATGAAGCCTTGCGGTTGATTTGTGAAGAAACTCTGGAAAAACGGTTTGAACGACATTTCATGAGTTCCCGGGCGTTGCAGGCCGGCATTGAAGGCATGGGACTGGAATTGTTTGTTCCCTCTGAATACCGGTTGAATTCGGTCATTGCCATTAAAATTCCTGACGGTGTGGATGGCAACAAAGTCAGAAAATACATGGCAAAACGGTTTCTGGTGGAAATTTCAGGATCTTTCGGACTCAACATTGTCCGTATTGGTCAGATGGGTGAACAATGCCGATCCCATAATCTGTTCAAAACCCTGTATGCGATGGGGGTCAGTTTTATGGCGGAAGGGGTTAAAATGGAAGTCGGTGCGGGTATGGCCGCCCTCGAAAAAAATCTGGTGCGCGATCTGGAACACCTTGTCGATTGA
- a CDS encoding 2-dehydropantoate 2-reductase — MSSSKKVLVLGAGAVGALYGGFLHKAGVDVSVTCRSDYEHVKQQGFQIDSCLGNFNFQPTQVVRKPEDYSGVPDYVIVATKVLPDADVSSLLRPVVGPDTVIVLLQNGIDIEPPVAQAFPENLLISGLAFVCSNRIGPGHIHHQDYGRLIIGAYPGGSHQAVLELSEWFKQAGINCVASENIISARWKKLVWNAPYNPVSVLGGCLDTSQIMESTEAVLLVKHVMEEVCLLASHEGHPQVESVIEQNLVDTRNMVPYRTSMLLDYEAGRPMEVEAILGNVVKIGRRHQLAIPHIQALYALLQLKDVHNRQQKIPS; from the coding sequence ATGTCTTCTTCAAAAAAAGTTCTTGTATTGGGCGCCGGAGCGGTCGGAGCACTGTATGGCGGATTTTTACACAAAGCCGGGGTTGATGTCTCGGTGACCTGCCGTTCTGATTACGAACATGTCAAACAACAGGGTTTTCAGATAGACAGTTGTCTGGGAAACTTCAACTTCCAGCCAACACAGGTGGTCAGAAAACCGGAAGACTATTCCGGTGTTCCGGACTATGTGATTGTCGCGACTAAAGTGCTGCCAGACGCGGATGTTTCTTCGCTTCTGCGACCGGTAGTGGGCCCCGATACCGTGATTGTCCTTCTGCAGAACGGGATTGATATTGAACCGCCAGTGGCACAGGCTTTTCCCGAAAATCTGTTGATTAGCGGTCTGGCCTTTGTCTGTTCCAACCGTATCGGCCCCGGCCATATTCATCATCAGGATTATGGACGTCTGATCATTGGCGCGTATCCTGGAGGTTCGCATCAGGCCGTTCTGGAATTGAGCGAATGGTTCAAACAGGCAGGAATCAACTGTGTGGCCTCGGAAAATATCATCAGCGCGCGCTGGAAGAAACTGGTCTGGAATGCTCCGTATAACCCTGTTTCCGTGTTGGGCGGTTGTCTTGACACAAGTCAGATTATGGAATCCACGGAAGCGGTTCTATTGGTGAAACATGTCATGGAAGAAGTGTGTTTGCTGGCAAGCCATGAAGGACACCCGCAGGTGGAATCAGTCATTGAGCAAAATCTGGTTGACACCCGAAACATGGTTCCCTACCGGACCAGCATGTTGCTGGATTATGAAGCCGGACGGCCGATGGAAGTAGAAGCGATTCTGGGCAATGTGGTCAAAATCGGACGGAGGCATCAACTGGCCATTCCTCACATTCAGGCGCTCTATGCGTTGTTGCAACTGAAAGATGTTCACAATCGGCAACAGAAAATTCCTTCTTGA
- a CDS encoding endo alpha-1,4 polygalactosaminidase has protein sequence MISCKTVSPEWICYYGNDALTTTALGNVNLVVLDDQTKVDVPKIRRSVEHVLGYLSIGEVDTEREYFSELPDTSFLLEYNPNWDKSRIVDIRSEKWQEWLLNVRIPHILRRGFNGLFLDTMDSVIYMEQTNPERKGMVEASIRLVQRIKQQFPEIYIMVNRGVEAAPQYGPYVDAILAESFFADYNFTDKTYELRPIEDAKEYVGILTNVKKDHGVALFGLDYWYPDDKKNIRLIYEIQKKHGFIPYVATVELDQIVYP, from the coding sequence ATGATTTCATGCAAAACAGTCTCTCCGGAATGGATTTGTTATTATGGAAATGACGCACTGACAACAACAGCTTTGGGCAATGTGAATCTGGTGGTGCTGGATGACCAGACAAAAGTCGATGTTCCAAAAATCAGGCGTTCAGTGGAACATGTGCTGGGCTATCTCAGTATTGGTGAAGTGGATACCGAACGAGAATATTTTTCTGAACTGCCTGACACCTCCTTTCTGCTGGAATATAACCCCAATTGGGACAAAAGCCGCATCGTTGACATCCGGTCCGAAAAATGGCAGGAGTGGCTCCTCAATGTGCGGATTCCCCACATTCTCAGACGTGGCTTCAATGGTCTGTTTCTCGATACCATGGACAGCGTGATTTATATGGAACAAACCAACCCTGAACGCAAAGGGATGGTGGAAGCCAGTATCCGTCTGGTACAACGTATCAAACAGCAATTTCCGGAAATTTATATCATGGTCAACCGTGGCGTTGAGGCCGCGCCTCAATACGGACCCTATGTCGATGCGATTCTCGCGGAGTCTTTTTTCGCGGATTATAATTTTACCGATAAAACCTATGAATTAAGACCCATCGAGGATGCCAAAGAATATGTTGGTATTCTCACAAATGTTAAGAAGGATCATGGTGTGGCCTTGTTCGGTCTGGATTACTGGTATCCCGATGATAAAAAAAACATACGATTGATTTATGAAATCCAGAAAAAACATGGATTTATTCCCTATGTGGCCACTGTTGAACTGGATCAGATTGTTTACCCTTGA
- a CDS encoding zinc ribbon domain-containing protein: MPIYEYECNHCQDHFSELRSSSEMDDPIACPQCGTSEARRLLSGFAVGGKSKETMMMPCGAPNAAGCGGHCAAMQHSH, from the coding sequence ATGCCTATTTATGAATATGAATGTAATCATTGTCAGGATCACTTTTCTGAGTTGCGATCTTCCAGCGAGATGGATGATCCGATTGCATGTCCTCAATGCGGAACATCAGAAGCAAGGCGACTTCTGAGTGGTTTTGCGGTTGGTGGAAAAAGCAAAGAAACCATGATGATGCCTTGTGGGGCCCCTAACGCGGCAGGATGCGGCGGCCATTGTGCGGCCATGCAGCATTCACACTGA
- a CDS encoding ParB N-terminal domain-containing protein, whose amino-acid sequence MTEIYSTIQYTDIDSFDTSMDWADSNPSEMLRQAISHSGILMPLTVQSQSGKQTFRIIDGFRRYKALKQVCGEENPQIPVKILPESLSFKTLAMMRLHGFSGERAFSGIRLCRVIRQLSENGFSGDEFTSQVLPLLGLSPSRKTVQILKQLVEFLPEMEAYPFLQELGHEDLAVLLRFSATEIPVILQAFHSMNPGGNKWKALLGLLHDICRIQQKTVSELLRVPPLPEILEAAHLQGPVRYRMLKEQLEQWRFPTLQRLRHDLNELRHQLKIPTNTQLETDPFLEQESITLRLQVSSAPELQDSLHSLNSEQNEPLWTKMFELLKGRQ is encoded by the coding sequence ATGACTGAAATCTATTCCACCATTCAGTACACAGACATTGACAGTTTTGACACCTCCATGGATTGGGCTGATTCTAATCCTTCAGAGATGCTGCGCCAAGCCATCAGTCATTCCGGAATTCTGATGCCGCTGACGGTTCAGTCGCAATCCGGCAAACAGACATTCCGGATTATTGATGGCTTCCGCCGATACAAGGCCTTGAAACAGGTTTGCGGTGAAGAAAATCCACAAATTCCTGTCAAAATACTACCGGAATCATTATCCTTCAAAACGCTGGCAATGATGCGTCTGCATGGGTTTTCGGGAGAACGGGCTTTTTCAGGGATCCGGTTATGCAGAGTGATCCGTCAACTCTCTGAAAATGGCTTTTCAGGGGATGAGTTTACCTCACAGGTGTTGCCGTTATTAGGACTCTCACCTTCCAGAAAAACAGTCCAGATCCTGAAACAACTGGTCGAATTTCTTCCAGAAATGGAGGCTTATCCTTTTCTTCAGGAGTTGGGACATGAAGATCTGGCGGTGTTGCTTCGTTTTTCAGCAACGGAAATCCCTGTCATCCTCCAGGCGTTTCATTCGATGAATCCGGGAGGGAACAAGTGGAAGGCTTTGCTGGGATTGTTGCATGATATCTGCCGGATTCAGCAGAAAACTGTGAGTGAACTGCTGAGGGTTCCTCCCTTGCCGGAGATTCTTGAGGCCGCTCATCTGCAGGGACCTGTCAGATACCGGATGCTGAAGGAACAACTCGAGCAATGGCGTTTCCCGACACTTCAACGTCTGCGGCATGACCTCAACGAACTGCGCCATCAATTGAAGATCCCCACCAATACTCAACTTGAAACAGATCCATTTCTGGAACAGGAATCCATCACTCTGCGCCTCCAGGTGTCATCGGCCCCTGAACTACAGGACTCGTTACATTCATTGAATTCAGAACAGAATGAACCACTCTGGACGAAAATGTTTGAGCTTCTGAAGGGAAGGCAATGA
- a CDS encoding aminopeptidase, with amino-acid sequence MKLSRCLFLGFCGLLSGCSEIGYYYQAVSGHLELLNQKQSISELLEAPATPPLLTAKLRLILSVRDYASTQLALPATYGYTSYVDLKRSYVTAIVTASQPLAFQSRRWCFLFAGCVEYRGYFAEEEAIKYAAQLALEGLDVSVGHAGAYSTLGWLNNRWIPDYFSDPVLNTFTDRSDWDIISTLIHEMAHQVVYVSGNTSFNESFAVFVEQEGLKSYLEHHKGANSPEYLNFEQESQEEAMFVEIVSQAYVALETLYQTALPEGEKLTRKQELFADLKQTWVDRKSDFKRLSYDRWFSQKLNNAHLMGVRRYHKNIEVFAKVFEEEQKNWEKFFERVKIIADSDELLQQWFPE; translated from the coding sequence ATGAAATTATCCAGATGTTTGTTTCTGGGGTTCTGCGGGCTCTTGAGTGGCTGTTCTGAAATCGGATATTATTATCAGGCTGTTTCAGGGCATCTGGAACTTCTAAATCAAAAACAGAGCATTTCCGAATTGCTGGAGGCCCCGGCAACCCCACCCTTGCTAACAGCCAAATTACGTCTTATTCTCAGTGTCAGAGACTATGCGTCCACGCAACTCGCCCTTCCAGCAACCTATGGTTACACCAGCTATGTTGACCTGAAACGGTCCTATGTGACCGCAATTGTAACAGCCTCCCAACCACTGGCTTTTCAATCCAGACGCTGGTGTTTTCTGTTTGCGGGATGTGTGGAGTATCGTGGCTATTTTGCGGAAGAAGAGGCCATAAAATATGCCGCTCAACTTGCTCTTGAAGGCCTGGATGTATCGGTGGGACACGCCGGTGCCTATTCCACGCTGGGATGGCTCAACAACCGCTGGATCCCGGATTATTTTTCGGATCCTGTGTTGAATACATTCACCGATCGCTCAGACTGGGATATTATCAGCACATTGATCCATGAAATGGCGCATCAGGTTGTTTATGTTTCCGGCAACACCTCGTTCAATGAATCTTTTGCGGTGTTTGTAGAACAGGAAGGCCTCAAGTCCTATCTGGAACATCACAAGGGTGCGAATTCACCGGAATATCTGAATTTTGAGCAGGAAAGTCAGGAAGAAGCCATGTTCGTGGAAATAGTGAGTCAGGCGTATGTGGCGCTTGAAACCTTGTATCAGACAGCCTTACCGGAGGGAGAAAAACTCACACGAAAACAGGAACTATTCGCGGACCTCAAGCAAACATGGGTTGACAGAAAATCTGACTTCAAACGACTTTCCTATGACCGCTGGTTCTCTCAAAAGTTGAATAACGCGCATCTCATGGGAGTGCGGCGTTATCACAAGAATATTGAGGTTTTTGCCAAAGTTTTTGAGGAAGAGCAGAAAAACTGGGAGAAATTTTTTGAAAGGGTAAAAATCATCGCTGATTCTGACGAATTGCTCCAGCAATGGTTTCCTGAATAA